From the genome of Phytohabitans rumicis, one region includes:
- a CDS encoding AAA family ATPase, translated as MVITTSAIRQVITQGRRLTYINRFADFGRGGLIISGPARTGKTTALTQLGKTIELVHHQRFPHGHTDIPALYITTPPAATHRMIAVEFARFLGLPVFGKSNMTDIVEAVCGVCVDARTSLVCVDEIHNISLSTRYGAEASDTLKYFAERIPATFVYAGIDVERAGLLSGPRGEQIAGRFGMIRTSAFPPGQEWTALLAAVDDSLRLHQHTPGTLPGLNKYLHQRTGGMIGSLLRLIRSAAIQAILDGSEQLTRQSLHDINIDTAADYVPAPSS; from the coding sequence GTGGTGATCACGACCTCGGCGATCCGGCAGGTCATCACCCAGGGCCGGCGACTGACCTATATCAACCGGTTCGCCGACTTCGGCCGCGGCGGGCTGATCATCTCCGGACCCGCTCGCACTGGCAAGACCACGGCCCTGACCCAGCTCGGCAAGACCATCGAGCTCGTCCATCACCAGCGGTTCCCGCACGGCCACACCGACATCCCGGCGCTCTACATCACCACACCGCCAGCCGCGACCCATCGCATGATCGCCGTCGAGTTCGCCCGTTTCCTCGGCCTGCCCGTCTTCGGCAAATCCAACATGACCGACATCGTCGAGGCGGTCTGCGGGGTCTGCGTCGATGCCCGCACCAGCCTGGTCTGCGTCGACGAGATCCACAACATCAGCCTCAGCACCCGCTACGGCGCCGAGGCCTCCGACACGCTGAAATACTTCGCCGAACGCATCCCCGCCACGTTCGTTTACGCCGGCATCGACGTCGAACGCGCCGGACTGCTCTCCGGTCCCCGCGGCGAACAGATCGCCGGACGCTTCGGCATGATCCGCACCAGCGCGTTCCCACCCGGCCAGGAGTGGACCGCCCTGCTCGCAGCAGTCGACGACAGCCTCCGCCTGCACCAGCACACCCCAGGAACACTGCCGGGCCTGAACAAATACCTGCACCAACGCACCGGCGGCATGATCGGCAGCCTGCTCCGGCTGATCCGCAGCGCCGCCATCCAAGCCATCCTCGACGGCAGCGAGCAACTCACCAGGCAAAGCCTGCACGACATCAACATCGACACCGCCGCCGACTACGTTCCGGCGCCGAGCTCATGA
- a CDS encoding TniQ family protein, which produces MTSLLDPPSPLPAPLPIPVRPRPPETVNAYIRRLARANHLRPSQLRSYLCQPPQYTGSVRAPRLAAATGRTVEALLHTFPDLQAAPRPRQVRARRLTRDAAQEKLFEAIRAEARTTFSIRTLRKTFGVTSRTIIKALARVEQPRATSKSFPSLQPFRHHIDPLINNPSVTIWSIWMTLVDEHDAEVSYGTVRDYVTRQRRRAEWDQQR; this is translated from the coding sequence ATGACCAGCCTGCTCGACCCGCCATCCCCGCTGCCGGCGCCACTGCCAATCCCCGTCCGGCCTCGACCACCCGAAACGGTCAACGCCTACATTCGTCGTCTCGCCCGAGCCAACCACCTGCGCCCCAGCCAGCTACGCAGCTACCTATGTCAGCCGCCGCAATACACCGGCTCCGTCCGGGCTCCACGCCTCGCGGCCGCCACTGGACGCACCGTCGAAGCACTCCTGCACACCTTCCCCGACCTCCAAGCCGCACCCCGCCCACGACAGGTCCGCGCCCGCCGGCTGACCCGCGACGCCGCACAGGAGAAGCTGTTCGAAGCCATCCGAGCCGAAGCCCGCACCACCTTCAGCATCCGAACCCTCAGAAAGACGTTCGGCGTCACCAGCCGCACGATCATCAAGGCGCTCGCCCGCGTCGAACAGCCGAGGGCCACCTCGAAGAGCTTCCCCAGCCTCCAACCGTTCCGTCACCACATCGATCCCCTGATCAACAACCCGTCCGTCACCATCTGGTCGATCTGGATGACCCTCGTTGACGAGCACGACGCCGAAGTCTCCTACGGCACCGTCCGCGACTACGTCACCAGACAACGCCGACGCGCGGAATGGGACCAACAACGCTGA